A genome region from Methylohalobius crimeensis 10Ki includes the following:
- a CDS encoding FitA-like ribbon-helix-helix domain-containing protein, which translates to MASLTIRNIDESLKANLRLLAARHGHSMEEEVRQILRRAIQSERASQGIGSRIAKRFASVGGVDLPEPERSPPRLPPDMSVDGE; encoded by the coding sequence ATGGCCAGTCTGACCATTCGTAATATCGATGAATCGTTAAAGGCGAACCTGCGCTTGCTCGCGGCGCGTCACGGCCATTCCATGGAAGAAGAAGTGCGCCAGATCCTACGCCGTGCCATTCAAAGCGAAAGGGCCTCCCAAGGAATTGGATCCCGTATCGCCAAGCGCTTTGCGTCGGTAGGTGGTGTGGATTTGCCCGAGCCCGAGCGTTCACCGCCGCGTCTACCACCCGATATGTCCGTGGACGGAGAGTAA
- a CDS encoding ComEA family DNA-binding protein has translation MLRNTVSILVALGMLLSSASALAALINLNAANAEEIAEAMNGVGSVRAAAIVEERRKNGKFKSLGEVPERVNGVGDATIEKNKDKVTVQ, from the coding sequence ATGCTACGAAATACCGTCTCCATTTTGGTCGCCCTGGGAATGCTGCTGTCCAGCGCCTCGGCGTTGGCGGCGCTAATCAATCTCAACGCCGCCAACGCCGAGGAAATCGCCGAGGCGATGAACGGCGTCGGGTCGGTACGGGCCGCTGCCATCGTTGAGGAACGAAGAAAGAACGGTAAGTTCAAAAGCCTGGGCGAGGTGCCCGAACGGGTCAATGGCGTGGGCGATGCGACGATCGAGAAAAACAAGGACAAGGTTACGGTCCAGTAA
- a CDS encoding pilin, with protein sequence MMQRRQQGFTLIELMIVVAIIGILAAIAIPAYQDYTVRSKMSEAVTVASAAKAAVSEYAISQDTLPTSADEAGFSTDIDSKYVNSVKWDSSKGITVTVKAFGGGISNDDEAFVLSPIFSSGDTKVDWNCKKSAVEAKYLPADCRDS encoded by the coding sequence ATGATGCAACGCAGACAACAGGGCTTTACGCTTATTGAATTGATGATCGTGGTGGCGATCATCGGGATTTTGGCGGCGATCGCCATCCCGGCGTATCAGGATTATACTGTCCGCTCAAAGATGTCAGAGGCAGTAACTGTAGCCTCGGCTGCCAAGGCAGCAGTCAGTGAATACGCCATTTCACAAGACACCTTGCCAACCAGCGCCGACGAAGCAGGATTTTCAACCGATATCGATAGCAAATACGTCAACTCAGTAAAATGGGATAGCTCGAAGGGAATTACGGTTACAGTCAAGGCTTTCGGTGGTGGCATCAGTAATGACGATGAAGCTTTTGTCTTGAGCCCAATTTTTAGCTCAGGTGATACCAAAGTAGATTGGAATTGTAAAAAATCAGCAGTTGAAGCCAAATACCTCCCTGCAGACTGCCGCGACAGCTAA
- a CDS encoding Uma2 family endonuclease — protein MEPALRDPDFHTYGEYLTWPEDVRYELIDGRAYLMAPAPTLDHQDITGEIYRQLANQLEGKPCRPFIAPVDVRLPKQDEADDAIDTVVQPDVLVVCDETKLDRRGVRGAPDLVVEVLSPATAFHDHQRKRAIYERTGVREYWLVDPIERLITVYHLVNGRYGKPEIHAMRGETPILVLPDAVIRWDALLQRLPESDD, from the coding sequence ATGGAACCGGCGCTGCGTGATCCCGACTTCCATACTTACGGCGAATACCTGACCTGGCCCGAGGATGTCCGCTACGAATTGATCGACGGTCGGGCCTACCTCATGGCGCCCGCGCCCACGCTAGATCATCAGGACATCACCGGCGAAATTTACCGTCAATTGGCCAATCAATTGGAAGGCAAACCCTGCCGTCCTTTCATCGCGCCGGTGGACGTGCGCCTGCCCAAACAGGACGAAGCGGACGATGCAATCGACACTGTCGTCCAGCCGGATGTTCTGGTGGTCTGCGACGAAACCAAGCTGGACCGGCGCGGGGTGCGCGGGGCGCCGGATCTGGTGGTGGAGGTCTTGTCTCCGGCCACCGCCTTTCACGACCATCAACGCAAACGGGCGATTTACGAACGCACCGGCGTTAGGGAATATTGGCTGGTGGATCCGATCGAACGCTTGATCACCGTTTACCACCTGGTAAACGGGCGTTACGGTAAACCCGAGATCCACGCAATGCGCGGAGAAACCCCCATACTAGTCCTGCCGGATGCGGTCATTCGCTGGGATGCCCTCCTTCAGCGCTTGCCGGAATCCGACGATTAA
- a CDS encoding PIN domain-containing protein: protein MPQIDRSPDPDDNWLLAVAEKTRADFLVTGDKSDLLGLEKHAMTRIVTARFLVDRIAGC from the coding sequence TTGCCACAAATCGATCGCTCGCCCGATCCTGACGACAACTGGCTACTGGCCGTTGCCGAAAAGACCCGGGCGGATTTTTTGGTCACCGGTGACAAAAGCGACCTTTTAGGGTTGGAGAAACATGCCATGACCCGGATAGTGACAGCCCGTTTCCTGGTGGACCGGATCGCCGGATGCTGA
- a CDS encoding ribbon-helix-helix domain-containing protein yields the protein MSETVRLTIKISRDTDLFLRGFLGARGMKKGDLSRFVEEAIRWRILDQTVQEIKERNLDLSPETLEAAIDEAVREVRSERRDQI from the coding sequence ATGTCCGAAACCGTCCGTTTGACTATCAAGATTTCCAGGGACACTGACCTTTTCCTGCGTGGATTCCTTGGCGCCCGGGGTATGAAGAAAGGCGATCTGTCCCGTTTTGTCGAGGAGGCCATTCGCTGGCGGATACTGGATCAGACCGTCCAGGAGATCAAAGAACGTAACCTGGATCTCTCGCCGGAAACTCTGGAAGCGGCGATCGATGAGGCGGTGCGTGAGGTCAGATCGGAACGACGCGATCAAATCTGA
- a CDS encoding DUF1631 domain-containing protein — protein MQAASVSAAGVLPRYIDLAHRCREQVVKDFSVRFHDFLEELPQILLQLADQAESNVFQAHCMDVRQEVREHRRSMAQDFLNELMAGFERFILGHANPPPNTSDASSTERHKLSLVEKESFEIELAFDTVVGSACTHLSESLFTLDHRLAVINGGFKPGERNAALPGGPRHVCDAFRAALATLQIPVDTGVKISLIEAFDDQVIQKAEGIYQQYNRSLIEAGILPNLEEHPVYAPSTNSERDTAREQAPTVTEAPEKEDSATESATSETERSPAADGIPTDTREEIHEQGIFQNISDLLRQRRGPAAQAADSAGAGRDLGQLMDALKTLRSDNNGRPGTVPTNIAQQPLEQIRAEFAAQLSQLARLIQQHQVSHTDADVIELVGMLFEQVLNDSNLPDSVKALLSHLHTPYLKLALVDREFFFKRRHPARRLLNTLTRAGALCNATEKNEQVVYTRMRETVDRILTEFDDNVELFDHLLSEFETFLETFRQRARMLEKRAIEKAKGQERLREARQHVARQLVQAVRGQSLPKAAEKLLFGPWANLLVLLYLRKSEDNETRQYYLDLTREIIWSVQPKTTSAEQSELRRRLPALQQSIQKGLALLGDPENRSDRLLEELRCCQEVAFVSDGDSWELPEPQEAIDPGHYPLLQDLSPEVLPGRNASSNESSPDLEGLTRRLRKLKLGTWFEFEDAETGRPFRAKLSWYSPKTGYTIFVNQAGVQVAVKSLTKLAEEMLACQTRQLEWDKRPFVERAIQRIYALLGGANQVG, from the coding sequence ATGCAAGCCGCATCCGTCTCCGCCGCCGGGGTGCTTCCCCGCTACATCGATCTGGCCCACCGCTGCCGCGAGCAGGTGGTAAAGGACTTCAGTGTTCGATTCCATGATTTTCTCGAGGAACTCCCCCAGATCCTGCTCCAACTGGCGGATCAGGCGGAAAGCAATGTATTCCAAGCCCATTGCATGGACGTCCGCCAAGAAGTTCGTGAGCATCGGAGAAGCATGGCGCAGGACTTTCTCAATGAGCTGATGGCCGGTTTCGAGCGTTTTATCCTCGGCCACGCCAACCCGCCGCCGAATACGTCGGATGCCTCCTCGACAGAACGTCATAAGCTCTCCCTCGTGGAAAAGGAATCCTTCGAAATCGAACTGGCCTTCGATACGGTCGTAGGCAGCGCCTGTACCCATCTCAGCGAGTCTCTGTTCACCCTCGACCATCGCCTGGCGGTCATCAATGGCGGGTTCAAGCCGGGGGAACGCAACGCCGCGTTGCCCGGTGGGCCGAGACATGTCTGCGACGCTTTCCGTGCCGCTCTGGCCACGCTCCAAATTCCGGTCGATACCGGTGTCAAAATCAGCCTGATCGAAGCTTTCGACGATCAGGTGATCCAGAAGGCGGAAGGGATCTATCAACAATACAACCGATCGTTGATCGAAGCGGGAATCCTCCCTAATTTGGAGGAACATCCGGTTTACGCCCCTTCGACGAATTCAGAGCGGGATACCGCACGGGAACAAGCACCAACAGTAACCGAGGCACCGGAAAAGGAAGATTCGGCTACCGAGTCCGCAACGTCGGAAACTGAACGCTCCCCTGCAGCCGACGGCATCCCGACGGACACGCGCGAAGAAATCCACGAACAGGGCATTTTCCAAAACATCAGCGACCTGCTGCGCCAACGTCGCGGGCCGGCAGCCCAAGCCGCCGATTCGGCCGGAGCCGGCCGCGATCTCGGCCAACTGATGGACGCCCTCAAAACCCTCCGCAGCGACAACAACGGACGGCCGGGTACCGTCCCCACCAACATCGCGCAACAACCTTTGGAGCAAATTCGAGCGGAATTTGCCGCCCAGCTGTCGCAATTGGCCCGCTTGATTCAACAACACCAAGTCTCCCACACGGACGCCGACGTCATCGAGTTGGTGGGCATGTTGTTCGAACAGGTTCTCAACGACTCCAATCTTCCCGACTCGGTCAAGGCCTTGCTGAGTCATCTGCACACACCTTACCTGAAACTCGCCTTGGTGGATCGCGAGTTCTTCTTCAAACGCCGCCACCCCGCGCGCCGATTGCTCAACACCTTGACCCGGGCCGGTGCCTTGTGCAACGCGACCGAAAAGAACGAGCAGGTTGTCTATACCCGTATGCGGGAAACAGTCGACCGAATCCTAACCGAATTCGACGATAACGTTGAGCTATTCGACCATTTATTGTCGGAATTCGAGACGTTTCTGGAGACATTCCGGCAACGCGCGCGGATGCTGGAAAAGCGCGCGATCGAAAAGGCCAAGGGCCAGGAGCGTTTGCGCGAGGCCAGGCAACATGTGGCACGGCAATTGGTTCAGGCGGTGCGCGGTCAATCCTTGCCCAAAGCCGCGGAAAAACTGTTGTTCGGTCCCTGGGCCAATCTGCTGGTGCTGTTATATCTCCGCAAAAGCGAAGACAACGAAACCCGGCAATATTATCTCGACCTCACGCGCGAAATTATTTGGAGCGTCCAGCCCAAAACCACTTCGGCGGAGCAAAGCGAGCTGCGGCGAAGACTGCCCGCCCTACAGCAATCGATTCAAAAAGGGCTCGCCTTGCTTGGCGACCCGGAAAACCGCTCCGACCGCCTGCTGGAAGAGTTGAGATGCTGTCAGGAGGTCGCCTTCGTCAGCGACGGCGATAGTTGGGAATTGCCGGAACCTCAAGAAGCCATCGATCCCGGTCACTACCCTTTACTCCAAGATCTCTCGCCGGAAGTGCTCCCCGGACGGAATGCCTCCTCGAACGAATCCTCGCCGGACCTGGAAGGACTTACCCGGCGCCTGCGAAAGCTGAAGCTGGGTACCTGGTTCGAATTCGAAGACGCCGAAACCGGAAGGCCTTTCCGGGCCAAACTTTCCTGGTACAGCCCCAAGACCGGTTACACCATTTTCGTGAATCAGGCAGGGGTTCAGGTAGCGGTCAAATCCTTGACCAAACTGGCCGAGGAAATGCTGGCATGCCAAACCAGGCAGCTCGAATGGGACAAAAGACCGTTCGTGGAACGCGCCATCCAACGCATTTATGCCTTGCTCGGCGGCGCCAATCAGGTCGGTTAA
- a CDS encoding YqaA family protein: MFEGLYRRVMSYARHRHAGWYLFALSFTESAFSPVPPDVMLAPMTLARPGRAWRLATLTTFASVLGGVFGYAIGFFFFAVVAPWLQQWGYWEAYLTAQQWFGRWGFWAILLAGFSPIPYKIFTIAAGTLAMNPLLFLLASFIGRGGRFFLLAGLIAWGGERLEQAIYRHINRIGWASVGLAALVLGGVYLSR; encoded by the coding sequence ATGTTCGAGGGTTTGTATCGCCGGGTCATGTCTTATGCCCGCCATCGCCATGCCGGTTGGTATCTATTTGCCTTGAGTTTCACCGAGTCGGCGTTTTCCCCCGTGCCTCCGGATGTCATGCTGGCGCCCATGACGCTGGCTCGACCGGGCCGGGCCTGGCGTCTGGCGACCTTGACCACCTTCGCCTCGGTCCTGGGCGGGGTGTTCGGTTATGCCATCGGTTTTTTCTTTTTCGCAGTCGTGGCGCCCTGGCTTCAGCAGTGGGGTTATTGGGAGGCTTACTTGACCGCCCAGCAGTGGTTCGGGCGCTGGGGGTTTTGGGCGATTCTGTTGGCGGGTTTTTCCCCTATTCCCTACAAAATATTTACCATCGCCGCCGGCACACTGGCCATGAATCCGCTGCTTTTCTTGTTAGCATCGTTCATCGGCCGCGGCGGCCGGTTTTTTTTGCTGGCGGGCTTGATTGCCTGGGGGGGAGAACGATTGGAACAGGCGATCTACCGGCATATCAACCGGATCGGTTGGGCGTCGGTGGGCTTGGCTGCGCTGGTTTTGGGAGGGGTTTATCTGTCCCGCTGA
- a CDS encoding protein-L-isoaspartate(D-aspartate) O-methyltransferase, with amino-acid sequence MSVHRDGIGMTSRRTRERMVQRLREQGIFNARVLEAMAAVPRHLFVEEALASRAYEDTALPIGFGQTISQPYTVARLTELAIGQRRPEKVLEVGTGSGYQTAVLAHMCGTVYTVERIEALQKKTRFRLYDLKVYNVKYHHSDGGWGWPKYAPYDAIVITAAAGEIPDALLRQLGNGGVMVIPIDQDGDQVLKRITRTDTDYEVEDIERVRFVPLVGGVN; translated from the coding sequence GTGAGCGTACACAGAGACGGGATCGGAATGACCTCTCGCCGCACCCGCGAGCGGATGGTGCAGCGTTTGCGCGAACAAGGCATCTTCAATGCCAGGGTGCTGGAGGCGATGGCCGCGGTGCCCCGCCATCTGTTCGTGGAGGAAGCCTTGGCCAGCCGTGCCTACGAGGATACCGCCTTGCCCATCGGCTTCGGACAAACCATTTCCCAGCCTTATACCGTGGCGCGTTTGACCGAGCTGGCGATCGGTCAGCGCCGGCCGGAAAAAGTGTTGGAAGTGGGCACCGGTTCGGGATACCAGACCGCGGTTCTGGCACACATGTGCGGAACCGTCTATACCGTCGAGAGGATCGAGGCGTTGCAGAAAAAGACCCGCTTCCGGCTTTACGACTTGAAGGTCTACAACGTCAAATATCATCACAGTGACGGCGGTTGGGGATGGCCCAAATACGCGCCTTACGATGCCATCGTGATCACCGCGGCGGCGGGGGAAATTCCCGATGCTCTCCTGCGTCAACTGGGCAACGGCGGAGTGATGGTCATTCCGATCGACCAGGACGGAGACCAGGTGCTCAAGCGGATTACGCGCACGGACACCGATTATGAAGTGGAGGATATCGAACGGGTTCGCTTCGTCCCCTTGGTAGGGGGCGTGAACTGA
- the surE gene encoding 5'/3'-nucleotidase SurE gives MHILLSNDDGYMARGLVRLAEALRRRARVTVVAPDRNRSGASNSLTLDRPLRITRTDNGFYRVDGTPTDCVHVAITGLLEEEPDMVLAGINHGANLGDDVLYSGTVAAATEGRFLGLPAVAMSLAGDNPRHFDTAVAVALRLLDRMEENPLPPDTIFNVNVPDLPLSEIRGFRSTRLGQRHKAEPVIKASDPRGRTIYWIGPAGPEQDAGPGTDFHAIRSQYVSVSPLQIDLTRYHTIDPIADWLPEGPLT, from the coding sequence ATGCATATTCTGCTCAGTAACGACGACGGTTACATGGCCCGGGGGCTGGTGCGTTTGGCCGAGGCCTTGCGCCGAAGGGCGAGGGTCACGGTGGTGGCGCCCGACCGTAACCGCAGCGGGGCCAGCAATTCCCTGACCCTCGACCGGCCGCTTAGAATCACGCGAACCGATAATGGATTTTACCGGGTGGACGGCACCCCCACCGATTGCGTTCACGTGGCCATCACCGGCTTGCTGGAGGAAGAGCCCGATATGGTGCTGGCGGGGATCAATCACGGCGCCAATTTGGGCGACGATGTGCTTTATTCCGGCACGGTGGCTGCCGCCACCGAGGGACGCTTCCTGGGACTGCCCGCGGTGGCGATGTCTTTGGCCGGCGACAATCCCCGTCATTTCGATACAGCGGTGGCGGTGGCCTTGCGGTTGTTGGATCGGATGGAAGAGAATCCCTTGCCCCCTGACACCATTTTCAACGTCAACGTCCCCGATCTTCCCCTGAGCGAGATCCGTGGATTCCGCTCCACCCGTCTGGGTCAGCGCCACAAGGCCGAACCGGTAATCAAGGCGAGCGACCCCCGGGGGCGGACGATTTATTGGATCGGTCCCGCCGGGCCCGAGCAGGATGCCGGACCGGGGACGGACTTTCACGCCATCCGCTCTCAGTACGTCTCGGTTTCTCCTCTCCAGATCGATCTGACCCGTTACCATACCATCGATCCCATCGCCGATTGGCTGCCGGAGGGTCCTTTAACGTGA
- the dgt gene encoding dGTP triphosphohydrolase, producing MSMDWRRLLSTRRLGKPVPESRPPPPRTEFVRDYDRLVFSSAFRRLQDKTQVFPLAKSDYVRTRLTHSLEVASVGRSLGMLAAEVIRSREPELEPVVIPQDLGTLVAAACLAHDIGNPPFGHAGEDAIREWFAGWPGLDRLSEAESRDLLKFEGNAQGFRVLCTLQNSGQRGGMQMTCAALAVFSKYPRASLVDEEQSRGAGGRKFGFFQSEADWFELVAGETGLIAKPGRGEAWSRHPLAFLMEAADDICYHVIDVEDGYKTGVVGFDQLMSLHAPFLAQKHRDKARRFPDPAQQASYYRSVTIDRLIREAVVVFGEHYEGLMTGAFDRPLTESIEHAEAFAAFKDLAERQVYHCRPATAIKVCGFEVIGGLLQTFLGAIETRAQGRAGARAAALLRLMPGGDADFQSFSPYRQALAATDFVAGMTDSYAVELYQRIRGISLP from the coding sequence ATGAGCATGGACTGGCGTCGCCTGCTGTCCACTCGGCGGTTGGGCAAACCGGTACCGGAATCCCGGCCGCCGCCGCCGCGCACGGAGTTCGTCCGCGATTACGACCGCCTCGTCTTTTCCTCCGCCTTCCGGCGCTTGCAGGATAAGACCCAGGTCTTTCCCCTGGCCAAGAGTGATTACGTCCGTACCCGCCTCACCCACAGCCTGGAGGTGGCCAGCGTCGGCCGTTCCCTGGGAATGCTCGCGGCCGAGGTGATCCGAAGCCGCGAACCCGAACTGGAACCCGTGGTGATTCCCCAGGATCTGGGGACATTGGTGGCCGCCGCTTGCCTGGCCCATGACATTGGCAACCCGCCCTTCGGTCATGCCGGGGAGGACGCCATCCGCGAGTGGTTCGCCGGCTGGCCCGGTCTCGATCGATTGAGTGAAGCCGAGTCGCGCGATTTGTTGAAATTCGAGGGCAACGCGCAGGGATTCAGGGTCCTGTGCACCCTTCAGAACTCCGGGCAGCGAGGGGGGATGCAGATGACCTGTGCGGCGTTGGCGGTTTTTTCCAAGTATCCCCGCGCGTCGTTGGTGGATGAGGAGCAAAGTCGGGGCGCCGGCGGGCGCAAGTTCGGATTTTTTCAGAGCGAGGCGGACTGGTTCGAACTCGTCGCCGGGGAGACTGGCCTGATCGCCAAGCCGGGGCGGGGCGAGGCCTGGTCTCGCCATCCCTTGGCGTTTCTGATGGAAGCCGCCGACGATATCTGCTATCACGTGATCGATGTGGAAGACGGGTACAAGACCGGGGTGGTCGGTTTCGATCAGCTGATGTCTCTGCACGCCCCTTTTCTAGCGCAAAAGCATCGCGATAAAGCACGACGATTCCCTGATCCCGCCCAACAGGCGAGCTACTACCGTTCCGTGACCATCGACCGCTTGATCCGGGAGGCGGTGGTGGTGTTCGGTGAGCACTATGAAGGGTTGATGACCGGCGCCTTCGATCGGCCTTTGACCGAATCCATCGAGCATGCAGAGGCGTTTGCCGCCTTCAAGGATTTGGCCGAGCGCCAGGTCTATCATTGCCGGCCGGCAACCGCCATCAAGGTGTGCGGTTTCGAGGTCATCGGCGGATTGCTGCAGACGTTTTTGGGCGCGATCGAGACCCGCGCCCAAGGTCGCGCCGGCGCCCGGGCCGCCGCTTTGTTGCGTCTCATGCCGGGCGGAGACGCCGATTTCCAGTCCTTCTCTCCCTATCGGCAAGCCCTTGCCGCGACGGATTTCGTGGCCGGGATGACCGATTCCTACGCGGTGGAGCTGTATCAGCGCATCCGCGGGATTTCCCTGCCTTGA
- the icd gene encoding NADP-dependent isocitrate dehydrogenase, translated as MNAKIQIPAEGDKIRVNDDHSLNVPDKPIIPFIEGDGTGRDITPVMRKVVDAAVARAYGNRRKIAWMEIFAGEKANRLYEGDVWLPEETVAAIRDYAVAIKGPLTTPVGGGIRSLNVTLRQTLDLYVCLRPVRYFDGVPSPMKHPEHVDMVVFRENSEDVYAGIEWAADSQEADRLIGFLQGEMGVTQIRFPQHCGIGIKPISAAGSKRLVRRALQYAIDHERTSVTLVHKGNIMKFTEGAFRSWGYEVAREAFGAQPLDGGPWQVFPNPRTGAKIVVKDVIADAFLQQILLRPKDFDVIATPNLNGDYVSDALAAQVGGIGMAPGGNLSDRVALFEATHGTAPKYAGQDKVNPGSLILSAQMMLQHLGWHEAAELISTGLEGAIRAKTVTYDLARLMEEAREISCSDFGKAIIQHMKA; from the coding sequence ATGAATGCCAAAATCCAAATTCCCGCCGAAGGCGATAAGATCCGCGTCAATGACGATCATTCCCTGAACGTGCCGGATAAACCGATTATTCCCTTCATCGAGGGGGACGGCACCGGCCGGGACATCACGCCGGTGATGCGGAAAGTGGTGGATGCCGCCGTCGCTAGAGCCTACGGCAATCGGCGTAAAATCGCCTGGATGGAAATCTTCGCCGGTGAAAAAGCCAACCGATTATACGAGGGGGATGTCTGGCTGCCGGAGGAAACCGTCGCCGCCATTCGTGATTACGCGGTGGCCATCAAGGGTCCTCTGACCACGCCGGTCGGTGGCGGCATCCGCTCCCTCAATGTGACTCTGCGGCAAACCCTCGACCTGTATGTCTGCCTGCGTCCGGTGCGCTATTTCGACGGCGTCCCCAGCCCGATGAAGCACCCCGAGCACGTGGACATGGTGGTGTTTCGGGAAAACTCCGAAGACGTCTACGCCGGCATCGAATGGGCCGCGGATTCCCAGGAAGCGGACCGATTGATCGGTTTTTTGCAAGGGGAAATGGGGGTGACCCAGATCCGCTTTCCGCAGCATTGCGGCATCGGCATCAAACCGATCTCGGCAGCCGGCAGCAAGCGGCTGGTGCGCCGCGCCCTGCAATACGCGATCGACCATGAACGCACTTCGGTAACCCTCGTCCACAAGGGGAACATCATGAAATTCACCGAGGGCGCGTTCCGGAGCTGGGGTTACGAGGTGGCCCGGGAAGCGTTCGGCGCCCAGCCGCTCGACGGCGGACCCTGGCAGGTTTTCCCGAATCCCCGCACCGGGGCGAAGATCGTGGTCAAGGACGTCATCGCCGACGCCTTCCTGCAACAGATTCTCCTGCGCCCGAAAGATTTCGACGTGATCGCCACCCCCAATCTCAACGGCGATTACGTCTCCGACGCCCTCGCCGCGCAGGTGGGCGGCATCGGGATGGCGCCGGGGGGAAATCTCTCCGACCGGGTCGCCTTGTTCGAAGCCACCCACGGCACCGCCCCCAAATACGCCGGCCAGGACAAAGTCAACCCGGGTTCGCTGATCTTGTCGGCGCAAATGATGCTTCAGCATTTGGGCTGGCACGAGGCGGCCGAATTGATCTCCACGGGACTGGAAGGCGCGATCCGGGCCAAGACCGTCACCTACGACCTGGCCCGGCTGATGGAAGAAGCCCGGGAAATCAGCTGCTCCGATTTCGGGAAAGCCATTATCCAGCACATGAAGGCATGA